In Anaerolineae bacterium, a single window of DNA contains:
- a CDS encoding glycosyltransferase, with the protein MRIGLITGEYPPMQGGVADFTREIAQAFADLDHAVFVLTDRRGAGNGDPGVRVSATVHGWNRASLGAVQRWIAVNRLDVVNLQYQTAAYQMAPLIHWLPRLTGAVPFVTTFHDLRVPYLFPKAGPLREWWVLRLVRDSDAAIVTNPEDEQRLRRAGGARQLVHIPIGSNIAPGTPEGFDRAAWRVRLGAAPGERLVAYFGFLNRSKGVDVLLRALAAAHTPETPFRLAIVGDRTGSSDPTNAAYAAEIEALVDRLGLAGRVTWTGYLSPAEVSATLLAADCCALPFLDGVSFRRGSLIAALAHGCAIITTAPAVPIPEVRHAENLFLVPPGDADALAAALQIVTADESLRQRLMSGAQALYSLFTWDRIAVQTAALYADLIRSSA; encoded by the coding sequence ATGCGTATCGGGTTGATCACCGGAGAATATCCGCCTATGCAGGGCGGCGTGGCCGACTTCACGCGGGAGATCGCGCAGGCATTTGCTGACCTGGATCATGCCGTGTTTGTGCTGACCGATCGACGAGGCGCGGGTAACGGCGATCCCGGTGTGCGCGTCAGTGCAACGGTGCACGGCTGGAATCGGGCCAGCCTGGGGGCTGTACAGCGCTGGATCGCCGTCAACCGGCTGGATGTGGTGAATCTGCAGTATCAGACAGCGGCCTATCAGATGGCGCCATTGATTCACTGGCTGCCGCGCCTGACGGGTGCGGTCCCTTTTGTGACGACCTTTCATGATCTGCGTGTGCCTTACCTGTTTCCCAAAGCCGGTCCGCTTCGTGAATGGTGGGTGCTGCGCCTGGTCCGCGATTCCGATGCCGCAATTGTCACCAATCCTGAGGATGAACAGCGGTTGCGGCGGGCTGGCGGGGCGCGACAACTTGTCCACATCCCGATCGGCTCGAATATTGCGCCGGGGACGCCGGAAGGCTTCGACCGGGCGGCCTGGCGGGTGCGGCTAGGCGCTGCGCCGGGGGAAAGGCTGGTGGCCTACTTCGGTTTTCTCAACCGTAGCAAAGGGGTGGATGTCCTGCTGCGGGCGCTGGCTGCCGCCCACACACCGGAAACGCCATTCAGACTGGCGATCGTTGGCGACCGGACGGGCAGCAGCGATCCGACTAACGCGGCTTACGCAGCGGAGATCGAGGCACTGGTAGACCGGCTGGGGTTGGCCGGGCGGGTAACCTGGACGGGCTACCTCAGTCCGGCGGAAGTCAGCGCGACACTGCTGGCGGCTGACTGCTGCGCGTTGCCGTTCCTGGATGGCGTCTCGTTCCGGCGGGGGAGTTTGATAGCAGCGCTGGCTCATGGCTGCGCGATCATCACCACAGCCCCGGCGGTGCCCATACCGGAGGTACGCCACGCCGAGAATCTGTTTCTCGTGCCGCCGGGGGACGCCGATGCGCTGGCTGCAGCGCTTCAGATCGTCACTGCCGATGAGTCGCTGCGTCAACGGCTGATGAGTGGCGCACAGGCGCTCTATAGCCTGTTCACCTGGGATCGGATCGCGGTGCAGACAGCGGCCCTGTACGCTGACCTGATCCGGTCGTCTGCCTGA
- a CDS encoding 30S ribosomal protein S18, with the protein MSDLDTQYTDDIGGDEEQLDRRSGRRGGRRRRVCPFCGDKIREVDYKDADLLRRYVNEEGKIRPRRQTNVCARHQRSLAQAVKRARHLALLPFTGQHVHG; encoded by the coding sequence ATGAGCGATCTGGATACTCAATACACAGATGACATCGGCGGCGATGAGGAACAATTAGACCGCCGTTCTGGTCGGCGGGGTGGACGCCGGCGTCGCGTGTGCCCGTTCTGCGGTGATAAGATCCGCGAGGTTGACTACAAGGACGCCGATCTGTTGCGTCGCTATGTCAACGAGGAAGGTAAGATCCGTCCACGCCGTCAGACGAATGTCTGCGCGCGTCATCAGCGCAGCCTGGCCCAGGCGGTAAAGCGGGCGCGTCACCTGGCGCTGCTGCCTTTCACGGGGCAGCATGTGCACGGCTAA
- a CDS encoding single-stranded DNA-binding protein, whose protein sequence is MGRGLNKVMIIGHLGRDPEMRYTPSGRPVTSFSVATSRTWTSAEGERREEVEWFNVVAWGALAEICKSHLTKGQQVYIEGRLQTRGWEDENGKKHYRTELVANEMILLGDRRAPGELNQYDSFESADDDEEDYAF, encoded by the coding sequence ATGGGGCGGGGGCTGAATAAGGTCATGATCATCGGCCACCTGGGACGTGACCCGGAGATGCGGTATACGCCCAGCGGTCGCCCGGTGACCAGCTTTAGTGTGGCAACGAGCCGGACGTGGACATCCGCTGAAGGAGAGCGCCGCGAAGAGGTTGAGTGGTTCAATGTCGTGGCCTGGGGCGCCCTGGCGGAAATCTGCAAGTCGCACCTGACCAAGGGCCAACAGGTCTACATCGAGGGCCGGCTGCAAACACGCGGCTGGGAAGATGAAAACGGCAAGAAACATTACCGTACCGAGCTGGTGGCCAACGAGATGATCCTGCTGGGTGACCGCCGCGCCCCTGGAGAACTGAACCAGTATGATTCGTTCGAATCGGCGGATGACGACGAGGAAGACTACGCATTCTAG
- a CDS encoding GntR family transcriptional regulator, whose product MTGMFKLSKTSSLPLHTQLLNELRHAILSGRLKPHDRLPGEFELVEQLGISRTTIQKAWDAAEDEGLIYRVPAKGTYVAAPQQGQQVSRSVGFLVPQFLYTFDGDLLDGAEKVLRQHGYRLLFAQTERRVEEENRLLHTMCQEGVVGFLLWPVSDPEEKRILSGENCRVPIVLLDRPIPGVALPCVTSRNYEGGMQIMTHLLELGHRRIAFLAWPHLNLWPIAERFRAYQDAMRGAGLEPMAEPLYIGVPSSEATNYRRLAQSAQEDVQRLTILLSQPDRPTALFAMNDLVAMLALQAARRAGVRVPEDLSIAGFDNLEMTEHVTPPLTTVAQDVRLMGAEAARRLLALIAGEPVQDVFTLLPTRLIVRESTGPAPKGGV is encoded by the coding sequence ATGACAGGCATGTTCAAGCTTTCCAAGACCAGCTCGCTGCCCCTGCACACCCAACTCCTCAACGAACTCCGCCATGCCATTCTGAGCGGGCGGCTTAAGCCACATGACCGTCTCCCCGGTGAATTCGAGCTGGTGGAGCAGCTTGGCATCAGCCGGACAACGATTCAGAAGGCCTGGGACGCTGCCGAAGACGAAGGGCTGATCTACCGTGTTCCCGCCAAGGGGACATATGTCGCTGCTCCGCAACAGGGTCAACAGGTCTCGCGGAGTGTCGGCTTTCTGGTGCCGCAGTTCCTGTACACGTTTGACGGTGATCTGCTTGACGGGGCGGAGAAGGTCCTGCGCCAGCATGGTTACCGGCTGCTATTCGCCCAGACGGAGCGGCGCGTCGAAGAGGAGAATCGCCTGCTGCATACCATGTGCCAGGAAGGGGTGGTGGGGTTTCTCCTCTGGCCGGTCAGCGACCCGGAAGAGAAGCGTATCCTGAGCGGGGAGAATTGCCGCGTGCCGATCGTGCTGCTTGACCGACCCATCCCCGGCGTGGCATTGCCGTGCGTCACCAGCCGCAACTACGAAGGCGGCATGCAGATCATGACACATCTGCTGGAACTGGGGCATCGGCGAATCGCGTTTCTGGCCTGGCCGCACCTGAACCTGTGGCCGATCGCTGAGCGGTTCCGGGCGTATCAGGATGCGATGCGCGGTGCAGGGCTGGAGCCAATGGCCGAGCCGCTGTATATCGGTGTACCCTCAAGCGAGGCGACCAACTACCGGCGGCTGGCCCAGTCCGCTCAGGAGGATGTCCAGCGGTTGACCATTCTCCTGAGCCAGCCTGATCGCCCTACGGCGCTCTTTGCTATGAATGATCTGGTGGCCATGCTGGCGCTGCAGGCGGCCCGCCGGGCTGGCGTGCGTGTTCCGGAAGATCTTTCCATCGCCGGGTTTGATAACCTGGAGATGACCGAGCATGTAACCCCGCCGTTGACGACGGTGGCCCAGGATGTGCGTTTGATGGGCGCGGAGGCAGCAAGGCGTTTGCTGGCGTTA
- a CDS encoding YfhO family protein: MRLASVKWRADAVACLILMALWGGFFWRFLTPVAADQVSLAEGDFSGQFVAFGAYQAARLWAGEVPLWNPYNNGGLPFLADTQAAVFYLPRLLTIVLTGLSGGWTYQALELEMMAHVLLTSLLMYGLIRRLTAESRGSVAGALTGAIVWAYGGFMTGYPPLQLALLEAVSWGPLILLGVHEATPQERPRPGWLILSSLALGLSVLAGHPQTNWFLGWLAVAYLAWRVAQRRWRWTVFLFGGALIVALAAALAAVQLLPAAEYLQHTTRITYGFEAKRNGFPVQDVIQVVFPRVLSVWSPLYVGIVGAILAALGLWQATRDRVFWGGAALLALLLSFGGNAALYGLLVNLWPGLSLFRGQERAAMVIALALSVLAGQGACYLFSLDLARASAIRAALRRGLLLLGLLTGFVTIVAFVLSLGKATGFDAEKLEALAFSALVAWLAAATVLWLLRGPGDRLRQGAVVALLVFDLFTVAGDNLLAEPIPPGERLKQPEVLAVALDDPAVPPQRVDGQRGVLANYGTLWRIPDIRGISPLWLDGPYAVIGQDFPNSLAWELFAVRYVFTDWQELPVPSTIVASGTDAYGPVNAHRLIDPRPFALLMDDVWRVEGDANARAVLAEPGLNPRRTIVLDVSGGVTLPEVLRATGSATVTDFAPEAITIGVKDNPDPAVLSLALPHYPGWQALVDGQSVPLLRAYGALSAVILPGGATEVRLVYDPWTFKIGAAISVVAWSGLVLGGLWLAGMRLRRKDGWR, encoded by the coding sequence ATGAGGTTGGCGAGCGTGAAATGGCGGGCGGACGCCGTGGCCTGCCTGATCCTGATGGCGTTATGGGGCGGGTTCTTCTGGCGCTTTCTGACGCCAGTAGCGGCTGACCAGGTTTCCCTGGCGGAAGGCGATTTTTCCGGCCAGTTTGTGGCTTTCGGCGCGTACCAGGCAGCCCGGCTGTGGGCAGGGGAAGTGCCACTGTGGAACCCTTACAACAACGGCGGCCTGCCCTTCCTGGCGGATACCCAGGCAGCCGTCTTCTACTTGCCGCGCCTGCTGACCATCGTCCTGACCGGCCTCAGCGGGGGGTGGACGTATCAGGCGCTGGAGCTGGAGATGATGGCCCATGTGTTGCTGACCAGCCTGCTGATGTACGGGCTGATCCGGCGGCTGACGGCGGAGTCGAGGGGCAGCGTGGCGGGCGCGCTAACCGGGGCGATCGTGTGGGCCTACGGCGGTTTCATGACTGGTTATCCGCCGCTGCAACTGGCCCTGCTGGAGGCGGTGAGCTGGGGGCCGCTGATCCTGCTGGGCGTGCACGAAGCCACGCCGCAGGAGCGACCACGCCCCGGCTGGCTGATCCTGAGCAGCCTGGCGCTGGGTTTGAGTGTCTTAGCCGGGCATCCCCAGACGAACTGGTTTCTGGGCTGGCTGGCTGTTGCCTATCTGGCCTGGCGGGTGGCTCAGCGCCGCTGGCGCTGGACAGTGTTCCTGTTCGGCGGGGCGCTGATCGTGGCGCTGGCGGCGGCACTGGCGGCGGTGCAACTCCTCCCGGCGGCGGAGTATCTGCAACATACCACCCGCATCACCTACGGTTTTGAGGCCAAACGCAATGGCTTTCCGGTGCAGGATGTGATCCAGGTCGTTTTCCCGCGTGTATTGAGCGTGTGGTCGCCGCTGTATGTTGGGATTGTCGGGGCAATCCTGGCTGCGCTTGGCCTGTGGCAGGCAACGCGCGATCGCGTTTTCTGGGGTGGGGCGGCCCTGCTGGCGCTGCTGCTTAGCTTCGGAGGGAACGCCGCTTTGTACGGCCTGCTGGTCAACCTGTGGCCGGGTCTGAGCCTCTTCCGCGGGCAGGAACGCGCAGCCATGGTCATCGCGCTGGCGCTGAGCGTACTGGCCGGGCAGGGAGCGTGTTACCTGTTCAGCCTGGACCTGGCGCGGGCCAGCGCGATCCGGGCGGCGCTCCGGCGTGGCCTGTTGCTGCTGGGTCTGCTCACCGGGTTCGTGACGATCGTGGCATTTGTGCTGTCACTGGGGAAGGCAACCGGCTTTGACGCTGAGAAGCTGGAGGCGCTGGCCTTCTCCGCGCTGGTTGCCTGGTTGGCGGCAGCGACGGTGCTCTGGCTGTTGCGTGGGCCGGGCGACCGGCTGCGCCAGGGCGCAGTGGTGGCGCTGCTGGTGTTCGATCTGTTCACGGTAGCGGGCGACAACCTGCTGGCGGAGCCAATCCCGCCGGGCGAACGGCTAAAACAGCCGGAAGTGCTGGCTGTTGCCCTGGATGACCCGGCGGTGCCGCCGCAGCGTGTCGACGGACAGCGCGGTGTGCTGGCCAACTACGGCACGCTGTGGCGGATCCCGGATATTCGCGGGATCAGCCCGCTGTGGCTGGACGGGCCGTATGCCGTGATCGGGCAGGATTTTCCCAACTCGCTGGCCTGGGAATTGTTCGCCGTCCGCTATGTGTTCACCGACTGGCAGGAGTTGCCCGTGCCGAGCACGATTGTTGCCAGCGGCACGGATGCCTACGGGCCGGTCAACGCGCATCGTCTGATCGATCCGCGGCCCTTCGCCCTGCTCATGGATGATGTCTGGCGCGTGGAGGGCGACGCCAACGCACGGGCGGTGCTGGCCGAACCAGGTCTGAATCCGCGCCGCACGATCGTCCTTGATGTCAGCGGAGGTGTGACGCTACCGGAGGTATTGCGGGCAACCGGCTCAGCGACAGTGACGGACTTTGCTCCGGAGGCGATCACGATTGGTGTGAAGGATAATCCCGATCCAGCGGTGTTGAGCCTGGCGCTGCCGCACTATCCCGGCTGGCAGGCTTTGGTCGACGGGCAGTCTGTGCCGTTGCTCCGCGCTTATGGGGCGCTGAGCGCCGTTATCCTGCCGGGCGGCGCGACCGAGGTGCGGCTGGTGTATGATCCGTGGACGTTCAAGATTGGCGCAGCGATCAGTGTTGTCGCCTGGAGCGGGCTTGTGCTGGGCGGGTTGTGGCTGGCCGGGATGCGGTTGCGCCGCAAGGATGGCTGGAGGTGA
- a CDS encoding glycosyltransferase family 2 protein — MLMEKGRPMPDVSIVIVSWNVADLLDACLRSIAAGPVQLVGPGREADPADGRLAVEVIVVESGSSDHSLAVLERYPWVVALPQAENIGFTRGNNLGLRVARGRYLMLLNPDTEVLDDALPTLAAYLDAHPDVGIVGPRTLNSDSSIQSTRREFPTFVTALFESTWLQRFAPPGVLRRYTLSDRPDDGTYDVGWMQGSALMARREVYEQIGGLDEGYIMYSEEMDWCRRARDAGWRRVYVGSARIIHHGGKSSDQVEARRHIYFQQSKVRYFRKFHGRLAGEVLRFYLLAQYAWQLGLEWLKGQLGHKPALRRQRVAAYREVLRSGLRSE, encoded by the coding sequence ATGCTCATGGAGAAGGGCAGGCCGATGCCGGACGTCTCGATCGTGATCGTCAGCTGGAATGTGGCCGATCTGCTGGATGCCTGCCTGCGCAGTATCGCTGCCGGGCCGGTGCAACTGGTCGGCCCCGGCAGGGAGGCGGATCCGGCGGACGGGCGGCTGGCAGTCGAAGTCATTGTGGTCGAGTCGGGCAGTAGCGATCACTCGCTGGCGGTGCTGGAACGCTATCCCTGGGTGGTGGCGCTGCCACAGGCGGAGAATATCGGCTTCACGCGGGGCAATAACCTGGGCCTGCGGGTAGCCCGTGGCCGTTACCTGATGCTGCTCAACCCGGACACAGAGGTTCTTGATGACGCGCTGCCGACGCTGGCGGCGTACCTGGATGCACACCCTGACGTGGGTATTGTCGGACCGCGTACGCTCAACAGTGATAGCTCCATCCAGTCTACCCGGCGTGAGTTTCCTACGTTTGTGACGGCCCTGTTTGAGAGCACATGGCTGCAACGCTTTGCGCCGCCCGGCGTGTTGCGCCGCTACACGCTGAGCGATCGACCCGACGATGGCACGTATGACGTCGGCTGGATGCAGGGGTCTGCGCTGATGGCCCGCCGCGAAGTGTACGAGCAGATCGGCGGGCTGGATGAGGGGTATATCATGTACTCCGAGGAAATGGATTGGTGCCGCCGGGCGCGGGATGCAGGCTGGCGGCGGGTGTATGTTGGATCGGCGCGGATCATCCATCACGGTGGCAAGAGCAGTGATCAGGTGGAGGCTCGCCGCCATATCTATTTTCAGCAGAGCAAGGTGCGTTACTTCCGCAAGTTTCACGGGCGACTGGCCGGGGAAGTGCTGCGGTTTTACCTGCTGGCCCAGTATGCCTGGCAGCTGGGGCTGGAATGGCTCAAAGGGCAACTGGGACACAAACCGGCGTTGCGGCGGCAGCGCGTGGCAGCGTACCGTGAAGTGCTGCGATCGGGGTTGCGGTCGGAGTGA
- a CDS encoding TatD family hydrolase → MNAPALIDTHCHLDFESYDGDRPAVLFRAREAGVIAVINPAVDLASSAAICQLAASEPLIFGAVGIHPNSSTDFVAAQVDELRALARQPRVVAIGEIGLDYYRDRSPRQTQHRALEAQLELAAALALPVILHNREATADVLAILRGWVGSLPADHPLRGRPGVLHSFSGTADDAAQAVELGFYVGITGPITFKNADALRRVAAALPDDRLLIETDGPFLTPHPHRGERNEPAYVRLVADRIAGVRLSAYETVAAQTTRNAIRLFALPVHG, encoded by the coding sequence ATGAACGCTCCGGCGCTGATCGATACCCACTGCCATCTGGATTTCGAGAGTTACGATGGCGATCGGCCTGCTGTGCTATTCCGGGCGCGGGAAGCAGGGGTGATCGCGGTGATCAATCCGGCCGTCGACCTCGCCAGTAGCGCGGCGATCTGCCAATTGGCCGCCAGCGAACCCCTGATCTTTGGCGCGGTGGGCATTCATCCCAACAGTTCAACAGACTTTGTCGCAGCGCAGGTGGACGAATTGCGGGCACTGGCCCGGCAGCCGCGAGTTGTAGCCATTGGCGAGATCGGCCTGGACTACTATCGCGACCGCAGCCCCAGGCAGACTCAACACCGGGCGCTGGAAGCCCAGCTGGAACTGGCAGCGGCGCTGGCGCTGCCGGTAATTCTCCACAACCGGGAAGCCACCGCTGATGTGCTGGCCATCCTGCGCGGCTGGGTCGGCAGCCTGCCGGCTGATCATCCTTTGCGCGGGCGGCCCGGTGTGCTGCATTCCTTCTCCGGCACGGCAGACGACGCAGCACAGGCGGTTGAACTGGGTTTCTACGTCGGTATTACCGGGCCGATCACGTTCAAGAACGCCGATGCATTGCGGCGGGTGGCCGCGGCTCTGCCGGATGATCGGCTGCTGATTGAGACTGACGGCCCATTCCTGACGCCCCATCCCCATCGTGGGGAGCGCAATGAGCCGGCTTATGTCCGTCTGGTGGCGGATCGCATCGCGGGCGTGCGGCTGAGCGCGTACGAGACAGTGGCGGCGCAGACCACACGCAACGCCATCCGTCTGTTCGCGCTGCCAGTGCATGGCTGA
- the gmd gene encoding GDP-mannose 4,6-dehydratase, with the protein MAGNALITGITGQDGSYLAEFLLSKGYNVYGLVRRTSTVSFDRIRHIQDRLTLISGDILDQTSLISALEESQATEVYNLAAQSFVQTSWQQPVFTGDVTALGVTRLLDAIRKVNPSIRFYQASSSEMFGKVREVPQKETTPFYPRSPYGVAKVYGHWITVNYRESYGMHATSGILFNHESPRRGLEFVTRKVTHAVARIVLGLQDHVALGNLDARRDWGFAGDYVRAMWLMLQQDQPDDYVIATGETHSVQELVEVAFGHVGLDWRKYVRQDPRYMRPAEVDLLVGDASKAGKRLGWEPTMRFEELIKMMVDADLAMLKAQNSQTVA; encoded by the coding sequence ATGGCTGGTAACGCATTGATCACCGGAATCACCGGTCAGGACGGCTCCTACCTGGCAGAGTTCTTGCTGAGCAAGGGGTATAACGTTTACGGGCTGGTACGCCGCACCAGCACGGTGAGCTTTGACCGCATCCGGCATATTCAGGATCGCCTCACCCTGATCTCCGGTGACATCCTGGATCAGACATCGCTGATCTCGGCGCTGGAGGAGAGCCAGGCTACAGAGGTCTACAACCTGGCGGCGCAGAGCTTCGTGCAGACGTCGTGGCAGCAGCCCGTCTTCACCGGGGATGTGACCGCACTGGGCGTGACTCGCCTGCTGGACGCGATCCGTAAGGTCAATCCGTCCATCCGTTTTTACCAGGCCTCCAGCAGCGAGATGTTCGGCAAGGTGCGAGAAGTCCCTCAAAAAGAGACCACACCGTTTTATCCCCGCAGCCCGTACGGCGTGGCCAAGGTCTACGGCCACTGGATCACGGTCAACTACCGCGAGAGTTACGGGATGCATGCTACCAGCGGTATCCTGTTCAACCATGAATCACCCCGCCGGGGGCTGGAGTTTGTGACGCGCAAGGTGACCCATGCTGTAGCGCGGATCGTGCTGGGGCTGCAGGATCATGTGGCCCTGGGCAACCTGGACGCGCGGCGCGACTGGGGCTTTGCCGGAGACTACGTGCGGGCCATGTGGCTAATGCTGCAACAGGATCAGCCCGATGATTACGTGATTGCTACCGGCGAAACGCATTCGGTGCAGGAGCTGGTCGAAGTGGCATTTGGTCATGTCGGCCTCGACTGGCGCAAGTACGTCCGCCAGGACCCGCGCTACATGCGCCCGGCGGAGGTCGACCTGTTGGTCGGTGACGCTTCCAAGGCGGGTAAGCGGCTTGGCTGGGAGCCGACCATGCGCTTTGAAGAGCTGATCAAGATGATGGTTGATGCCGATCTGGCCATGCTCAAAGCGCAGAATTCGCAAACCGTGGCATGA
- the iscX gene encoding Fe-S cluster assembly protein IscX, with product MYTSRPLTSEMLPGLLPRRMWLPTKAVSPVGMDSAQRQIMSASADTPHPLYWESSYEIVLQLIARYPDVDLDSLGLQDLYQMIVTLPDFVDDPALAHDDLLTEILREYYEEATTHDQR from the coding sequence ATGTACACTAGCCGACCATTGACGTCAGAGATGCTGCCGGGGTTGCTCCCGCGTCGGATGTGGTTGCCGACGAAAGCAGTCAGCCCCGTCGGGATGGATAGCGCGCAACGCCAGATCATGAGTGCATCTGCTGACACGCCCCACCCGCTGTACTGGGAATCATCGTATGAGATCGTCCTTCAGCTAATCGCCCGTTATCCGGACGTTGACCTGGATTCGTTGGGCCTGCAGGACCTGTACCAGATGATTGTGACCCTCCCCGATTTCGTCGATGACCCGGCGCTCGCTCATGATGACCTGTTGACGGAAATTCTGCGGGAGTACTACGAGGAGGCAACAACCCATGACCAACGGTGA
- a CDS encoding 30S ribosomal protein S6, translating to MRKYELVFIIRPDVAEEAVTAAIEQVKQWVTAQSGEVQRVEQWGRRRLAYPINDQREGHYVLFNLMLAPQAIDEVERNLKLSDVILRHLLVRVEE from the coding sequence ATGCGTAAATACGAACTGGTTTTCATTATTCGTCCGGATGTCGCCGAAGAGGCTGTTACCGCTGCAATCGAGCAGGTGAAGCAGTGGGTTACGGCGCAATCGGGCGAAGTCCAGCGCGTGGAACAGTGGGGGCGGCGCCGTCTGGCGTACCCGATCAATGATCAACGCGAAGGACATTACGTGCTGTTCAACCTGATGCTGGCGCCACAGGCCATCGACGAGGTTGAACGTAACCTCAAGCTGAGCGATGTGATCCTGCGCCACCTGCTGGTGCGTGTTGAGGAGTAA
- a CDS encoding GDP-mannose 4,6-dehydratase, whose protein sequence is MRALITGADGFAGGHLARHLRAAIPDAELHGTVRLPVEQYPQLGALMASVTQIDLRDPEAVIVLMKATQPEVIFHLAAQAFVPRSFEDPWETLENNIRAQLNLILAVLALGIAPRMLVVSSAEVYGNVPPEQMPMTEDLPLAPDSPYSVSKVTQDMLGLQYYLSHHLPIVRVRPFNHIGPGQSAGFVAPAFALQIARIERGLQEPVIHVGNLAARRDFSDVRDVVAAYVAAATRGKPGAVYNVCSGRAYSVRYLLDVLLSYSTVSVEVRPDPQRMRPVDRPLVIGSAARLQADTGWQPRISFEQSLRDVLEDARGRIAETEDQVS, encoded by the coding sequence ATGCGCGCACTGATCACCGGAGCAGACGGATTTGCCGGGGGCCATCTGGCCAGACACCTGCGGGCTGCCATTCCTGATGCGGAATTGCATGGGACGGTACGCCTGCCGGTGGAGCAGTATCCGCAACTGGGCGCACTGATGGCCAGTGTCACGCAGATTGACCTGCGCGATCCTGAAGCGGTTATCGTGTTGATGAAGGCGACGCAGCCGGAAGTCATCTTTCACCTGGCGGCACAGGCTTTTGTCCCGCGCTCGTTTGAAGACCCCTGGGAGACGCTGGAGAACAATATTCGTGCCCAGCTCAATCTGATCCTGGCTGTGCTGGCCCTGGGAATCGCACCGCGCATGCTGGTTGTCAGCTCCGCCGAGGTCTACGGCAACGTGCCCCCGGAGCAGATGCCCATGACCGAGGACCTGCCGCTGGCGCCCGACAGTCCATACAGTGTGAGCAAAGTGACGCAGGATATGCTCGGTCTGCAGTACTACCTCAGCCATCACCTGCCGATCGTCCGGGTGCGGCCCTTCAACCACATCGGGCCGGGGCAGAGCGCAGGCTTCGTGGCGCCGGCCTTTGCCCTGCAGATCGCCCGCATCGAACGCGGCCTGCAGGAGCCGGTGATCCATGTAGGCAATCTGGCGGCCCGGCGAGACTTCAGTGATGTACGGGATGTAGTAGCCGCTTATGTGGCCGCAGCGACGCGAGGCAAGCCGGGTGCGGTTTACAATGTCTGCAGCGGCAGGGCGTATAGTGTGCGGTACTTGCTGGATGTGTTGTTAAGCTATAGCACGGTGTCTGTGGAAGTGCGGCCTGACCCGCAGCGGATGCGCCCGGTGGACAGGCCGCTGGTGATCGGATCGGCGGCCCGTCTGCAAGCGGACACAGGCTGGCAACCCCGCATCTCCTTTGAACAGAGTTTGCGCGACGTCCTGGAAGATGCTCGCGGACGTATCGCGGAGACCGAAGATCAGGTTTCCTGA
- the nuoB gene encoding NADH-quinone oxidoreductase subunit NuoB → MTNGDSGLKALHNPDIPVPEELQSTIAITSLDRIYNWCRARSMWPLLFGLACCAIEMIAAAASRYDISRFGMEVMRPSPRQADLMIVSGTVTKKMVVPIVRIYNQMAEPKYVLAMGACASGGGPFKEGYNVVSGIDKYIPVDVYVPGCPPTPQALIHGFLTLQKKIESQSLRTVPWYRSGESTAVPIPLLGPDIIDPRQADLIRRQAVQAATQAATAPSEA, encoded by the coding sequence ATGACCAACGGTGACAGTGGTCTCAAGGCGCTGCACAACCCGGATATCCCCGTGCCGGAGGAACTGCAATCGACGATTGCGATCACCAGCCTGGATCGTATCTACAACTGGTGCAGAGCCAGATCGATGTGGCCGTTGCTTTTCGGCCTGGCCTGCTGTGCCATCGAAATGATTGCCGCTGCCGCCTCCCGCTATGACATCTCCCGCTTTGGCATGGAAGTGATGCGCCCCAGCCCGCGCCAGGCCGACCTGATGATCGTCTCCGGAACGGTCACCAAGAAGATGGTCGTGCCGATCGTGCGCATCTATAACCAGATGGCCGAACCCAAGTACGTCCTGGCGATGGGCGCCTGCGCCAGTGGTGGTGGTCCCTTCAAAGAGGGCTACAACGTCGTCTCCGGCATCGACAAATACATCCCGGTAGATGTCTACGTGCCCGGCTGCCCTCCCACGCCGCAGGCCCTTATTCACGGCTTTCTGACCCTCCAGAAGAAGATCGAAAGCCAGTCTCTCCGCACCGTGCCGTGGTACCGCAGCGGCGAAAGCACCGCCGTCCCCATTCCGCTGCTGGGTCCGGATATCATCGACCCACGCCAGGCCGATCTCATCCGCCGTCAGGCCGTGCAAGCGGCTACGCAGGCCGCAACGGCCCCTTCTGAGGCTTAG